ACGGAGATGCGCGAATCGACGATTACGCCACGGTCGGCGTATTCTTGCAAGCCAGTGTCGCGCTCGATCACCATCAATGCGCCGATACCTTGTTGTGATAATTGTTTAGCTGCCCGCGAAATGGTGTTGATCATCTCTTCAACATCGGAGCGATTGGTGCTGCCAAAGCGATTAAACCATTCGCCAGTACGGCCCAACGATTCGAGCGCACGGCGTAATTCAGGCTGGAAGAGAATTGGAATTGCGACAAATAGGGCTGGGCTAAGGGCTTCGCGAATGATCCAGCGCAACGTGGTGAGTGGCAAGGTTGAGCCAGCTAGCAGCGCCACAACCACTAAAATGCCGACCCCGCGTAATAATTGAACTGCGCGAGTGCCCCGAATGACCCCGAGCAGCCAAAAAATCAAGGCAGCAACAAGCAGAATATCTAGGGCTGCTAAGAAAGAAACTCGTTCCCAAATCTGCTGGAAGCTTGGCACAATTCAAACCCTCGACACCGCCAGCCAACCCACCTGTGCTGGACATCGCGCCTGTACCTTACACTGATCAGGCTATCTATGCAAGTTTTAATCTGAGCGATTTTGGGCTAGCCAAGCCACTCAACGAGCCTAGTACGTAGCTAGGTGCTTGACGAAATCTGTGGAGATCGGTACTATAGGCCATCTTCTTTCCCCCCAACGCGGCGATGTTGCCTCAAATCCCTTCAATGCTGAACAGACTGCAAGGAGCACGCTATGCCCGATGTAGCCCCTTTTCGTCAGTATCAACTCGAAACCGCTTACGATGAGTTGTTTCTTGGCCCAAACACGCCTCGTCCACATTATCGGCTGCTCTCGGAACGGCTGCGCGAGTTGCCACCTGATGAGTTGGCTCGTCGCCAGCAAGCTGCTGATTTGGCTTTTCTCAATCAAGGAATCACCTTTACAGTCTATGGTCGCGATGAAGGTACTGAGCGCATTTTTCCCTATGATTTGCTGCCACGACTATTGACCGCCAAAGAGTGGGATACGATTGAGCGTGGATTGGCGCAGCGGGTTACTGCATTAAATTTGTTTTTGCGCGATATTTATCACGAGGAAACAATTTTAAGGGCGGGGGTTGTGCCGCGTGAATTGGTCTATAGCTGTCGCCATTTTTCGCGCCAAATGCGGGGGGTTAGCGTGCCACGCGATCGCTATGTTTCGATCGTTGGCACCGATTTGATCCGGTTGCCAAGTGGCCAATTTGCGGTGTTGGAAGATAATTTGCGGGTTCCTAGCGGCGTGTCGTATATGCTGGCCAATCGGTTGGTGATGAAACGGGTGTTCCCGCAGTTGTTTTCGAGCTATGGGGTGCGCTCGATCGATCATT
This region of Herpetosiphon gulosus genomic DNA includes:
- the cdaA gene encoding diadenylate cyclase CdaA translates to MPSFQQIWERVSFLAALDILLVAALIFWLLGVIRGTRAVQLLRGVGILVVVALLAGSTLPLTTLRWIIREALSPALFVAIPILFQPELRRALESLGRTGEWFNRFGSTNRSDVEEMINTISRAAKQLSQQGIGALMVIERDTGLQEYADRGVIVDSRISVPLLVNIFFPNAPLHDMAVIFRRNRILAANCVLPLSENVVGSTRYGTRHRAALGISEQSDAISVIVSEETGSISITHDGRMVRHLTEGRLRKLLAGLLRVELSEEEEA